A segment of the Nitrospina gracilis 3/211 genome:
TTCTTTTCCAGTAACTTGTGGTAGAGATCGCGCGGTGAAATGCGCCGGGCATTTACGGAGACGGGTTCCTCGCTGAACAGGCCCAGTTCCTGAAACGTGCGGAAATGTTCCCAATGCCCCAGGTAACGGAGCGTTCTGTTTTCCAGCCGGCGCAATTTGCCTTCAAACGTCCACGGCATGGTGCTCAATCCCCCGGCCGTGACCGCAGCTTCCAGCGTGCCGAGCGGTTCGAACTCGATCAACTCCAGTTCGGTCAGGCAGGGCACTTCCGTCACCTGCCCGTTACGCAGAAAGTGAGCATGCCCGTCGTACTCGTTGGTCAGGCCGTTGATGTGGAATAAAAGTGTGTAGTTGTATGGCGGCTGCGGGTTCAGCGGGAGGCCGCCATCCCAGATGTGCAGTTCTTCCGGTTCCTCCACCAGTTCCATGGCGCGCACACCCATGTTGATATTGAGTCCCGGCGCCATGCCGCAGTCGGGAATGATGGAAACGCCCTGCGCCTCGGCACGGTCGCCCATCGCCAGCTGCTTCCTCACGATCTCGGTGTTTCCGCCCATGTCCACCAGACTGGACCCGGCTTCAATAGCCGATTCGGTGATGCCGGGATTGTATTGAAACGGCACCGCGCTCACCGTGGCATCGGTGCCTTTTAAAGCCCCGGACAGGGCCTTCCGGTCGGTGACATTCAGAGTGGCTGCGTGAACGCATCGGGAATTGAGCAAGGTGTTGACACGTTCGGCGCCCTGACGGGCAGAGAGGGAATTGGTGTCGTAAAGGGTGATGCCTGCCGCATCGCCAAACCGGGCCAAGTCATACGCGGCGGCGATGCCCTGGCGTCCGGCACCGAGCACGGCGTACCGATAGCTCATGGGATCAGAACATTCCTGGAAGATTTCGGGAACTCAGTCCAGAAGCACCATTCCTATGGTGTGGCCTTCTGTACAGGGTTGAAATTTTACCGCAAAATCCCAGCCGATATTCAACAAAGTTTGGGAAACGTCGATGCCGCAGGCCTGCAGGGTGGGGCGGGCCCGGTCGGGGTACTTGCAATTCGACTCGATAGTGCACACCTCGCACAAATCACAGGGCAGCGCGCCCATACCAAATGCCTTGAAAAACCCCTTCTCCCGCAGGCGGGATTCCAGACAGAGAACCAGCGCGTGGACGTCCGCCGAGTTCGATGCTTCCACCATCATCGCCCGCCTGTAACTCAAAAGTATATCCCCCATTTCGTCACTCGTGGGGGTGAAGGTGGGGCAGGTATGGCGCTGGTTGAAAAAGGAGCAGCCGAACTGACACCGCAGGCGCACCCAGTGGCCCAGGGTGATTTCGTGCACCGGGATCACCTTCGCGCGGGCACTGCCCAAAGCTTCCGCTTCCTGGATCATCTGGGAAGAGGACACACGTTCGGTAGGCAGGTGCTTGACGTTCGCCGTTTCGGAAATCATGGAGATACCTTACACGTGGAGACGTTTTGGATTGAGTGAGAACTGAATTGTATCATGAAAGCATATGCTATAGTAAACCACTGTACAGCGGGGCGAACCAAAATTTATTTCACAATGAAAATGCCGGTACTGTCCCAACGGCCGAACACAAATCCCCCTTGAACCGTCAAATCAATGAAGCAATCCTTCGATGCGGTATTGTTCGACTGGGCATACACACTGGTCGATCTGGTCGATGAAGACGATCGCGCGCCTCTCAAAAAAGTGTTTGATCACCTCGGGGAAAAGGGAGTGGTCCTGCCGGATTTCGAGAAGGCGTACCGGAGTTGTCACGAAATCTTTTACAGCATGATCGCGGTTTCGCGTGAGTGTGGACTCGAAGCGCGCTTCGAGATCGCACTGCAATCCCTGTTCTTTCGCCACGGCATTACGCTGAACGGCACCACCATGCGGGAACTGATGACCCTTTACTATGAAGACATCTACTCCCGGCGCAAGGTGTACCCGGAAACGGTCGCAGTGCTGGATGGCTTGAAGCAACGGGGCATTCGCATGGGCGTTGTATCCAACACAACCAACCCCGGGTACATGAAGGACCGTGAGCAGGAAATGCTGGGCCTTCGCGATTACTTTGAATTTTCCATCTATTCGTCGGAAGCCCCCTTCAGAAAACCACACCCGACCATTTTTCAACTGGCCAGTGACCGGCTCGGGCTTCCCGCCCAACGCATCCTGTTCGTCGGTGACAATCCGGTGGCGGACATTGCCGGGGCCCATGCTGTGGGCATGCAAACTGCCTGGGTCAATCGAGACCGCGAACCGGTGCCGCCTGGATTGAAACCGGATCATGTGCTTTCCACCCTGCACGATGTGCCGAAGATCGTGTGTGCTGATTGAGCCATGCATCGATTCTTCGTTCCAGCAGACCAGATCGACGAAAAGCGTGTGGTTGTACGTGGCTCTGATGTCAACCACATCCGCAAGGTTTTGCGCCTGAGTGAAGGCGACCATATTCTCGTTGTGGATGGGGAAGGACGGCAGTGGCAGGTGCGGCTCACCGGGCTCGGTGCGAAAGAGGTGGAAGGGGAGGTGGTGACCGAGGTCAGTGTGGCCACAGAATCACCGGTGAAAATCGTGATGGGACAGGCGCTCATCAAGGGCAACCGCTTCGATCACCTGGTCCGCAAGGCGGTGGAACTGGGTGTTCACCAGGTACTGCCGCTGGAATCCGGTCGGTGCGTAGCGCGGATCAAAAAACAGGAAGTGGAAAAAAAGCTGGAACGCTGGCAACGCATCGCCGAGGAAGCGGCCAAGCAGTGCGGTCGATCCAAAATCCCGCAGGTCGGACCGAACATCCCCGATTTGAAAAGTTTTTGCGACCAGGTTGAGACGTGCGACCTGAAACTCCTTTTCTGGGAAGACGAGACCCGGGCGCGCCTGCGTGACGTCGACAACGGGGACAAGGCAATTGGGTCGATTGCCTTTGTGGCCGGCCCCGAAGGGGGATGGGAGCCTCAGGAAGTCGAGTTCCTGAAAAAATGCGGCTTCCTGACGGTGGGCCTGGGCCCCCGCACCCTGCGCGCCGATTCGGCCTCCCTCGTCATTCTCTCCCTCCTGCAACAACGGTGGGGGGATTTATGAACCCCGGTTTTCATTTTGCCTCGCCCCGCGATGGTGGTACATTGCTCCCGATGCCAACCTGTTCGCCCACGCAACCATGAGTTATCAGTTCAAGCTTCCCATTTTTGAAGGTCCGCTGGATCTGCTTCTGCACCTCATCAAGGAGCAGAAGATGGATATCCATGACATCCCCATCAACGATATCACCAAACAGTACCTGCAATATCTCGACCTCATGCAGGACCTCAACCTGGAGGTGGCAGGAGAGTATCTGGTGATGGCGGCGGAACTGACCCGCATCAAGTCCAAAATCCTGCTTCCTGTTCAGAAACGTCCCCATGAGGAAGAAGGTGACGAGGGCACCGATCCGCGCGCGGAGCTGGCGCGGCGGCTCATGGATTACCGCCGGTTCAAGGATGCGGCCTTCAAACTGCGGCAGATGGAACACGAACGCCAGCAGATCTTCACCCGCCATGCTCCGGTGGAAATTCCGGAGCAGGATGAGGAGGAGAGGGAGGAAACGCTGGTCGATGCCACGGTGTTCGACCTGTTCAGCGCGTTCAAAAAAGTCCTCGATCAGAAATCCTTCCATAAAGACTACGAAATCGAGATCACCACGCTGTCGGTCACCGACCGCATCCGCGGGGTGCTGGGCCGGTTGAACCAGGTGGAAAGCCTGTCGTTCGAGGCGTTGTTCGATGAAGCCACCACCAAGCAGGAGGTCATCGTCACGTTCCTCGCCATTCTGGAATTGATGCGTATGAAGCTGGCACGCTGTCAGCAGAGCAAGCATTTCGAAACCATCCGCCTTTACCTCGACTCCGACCGGGAAAAGCAGGAAGCGGCACTCAAGGACTTCAAAGACCCGGAACCGCATACAATCCCGCCCGTAACGGACGAAGCCTCCTGACAAGAAAGAAAACCATGCCGGACACCACGTGGGAACACTTTCCGCACGATGCGGACATGGGTGTGCGCGGAATCGGCCCCACTCTGGAAACGGCGTTCGAGCAGGGCGCGCTGGCGTTGACGGCGGTCGTTACTGACCCGGAAGGCGTCGCCGAAACGGAAGAAGTCGCCATCGCCTGCGAAGGCCCGGACCCGGAATACCTGTTCGTCGATTGGCTGAACGCACTCATCTACGAAATGTCGACGCGTCGCCTGTTGTTTTCCCGCTTCGAGGTGCGTATCTTGAATGGATACCGACTCACCGCCACCGCATGGGGCGAACCGGTTGACCGCGCCCGGCATCAACCTGCCGTCGAAGTGAAAGGGGCGACCTTCACCGCTCTCAAGGTCGGGCAGGAAACGCCGGACCGCTGGGTCGCTCAGTGCGTTGTCGACGTTTGAGTGAGAAGCCAATGCAGAAAAAACGTCTCAAAAGAAAATCCGAAACCGAGTGGTGGATCGAGCCCACCGGACCCATGCGCGTGCCGGGGGTGATCTACGGCACGGAAGACCTGATCGAGGGCATGGATGACAAGGTCCACGAGCAGGTGTGCAACGTCGCCGCGCTTCCCGGCATTCAGAAGGCGTCGTACGCCATGCCCGACGCGCACTGGGGCTATGGTTTTCCCATCGGTGGCGTGGCAGCGTTCGATCCCAACGAAGGCGGTGTCATCTCTGCCGGCGGCGTGGGATTCGACATCTCCTGCGGTGTGCGCACTCTGCATTCGGGACTGGTGCGCGACGACATCGAACGCGTCAAAGAGACGCTTGCCGATGCGCTTTACGCCAACATCCCGGCGGGTGTGGGTAGCCGCGGCGCGATCTCGCTCAACCACGATGAGATGGACGCCATGCTGGAAGGCGGCGCGCAATGGGCGGTCGGCCGCGGCTGGGGCCGGTCCGAAGACCTGAAATCCATTGAGGAAGAAGGGTGCATGGAAGGAGCCGATGCGAAGTGCGTCTCACCGCAGGCCAAGAAACGGCAGAAGGACGAGATGGGCACGCTCGGTTCCGGAAACCATTACCTCGAGTTGCAGGAAGTGACCGACGTTTACGACGCCGAAGCGGCGGGGGCGTTCGGCCTGCGGGAAGGCGATATCGTCATCTCCATTCACTGCGGTTCTCGCGGGCTGGGCCACCAGATCGGCACCGAGTTTCTGAAGTCCATGGCCATGGCCGCGCCCAAACACGGCATCAAGCTGCCGGACCGCGAACTCGCGTGTGCGCCGATCAAATCCGAACTCGGCCAGCAGTACCTGGGAGCGATGCGTTCGGCGATGAACTGCGCCATGGCCAACCGCCAGATCATCACCCACCTCGTGCGCGAAACTTTCGAACGGGTTCTGCCCAAAGCCGAACTCGATCTGCTCTACGATGTCTCGCACAACACCTGCAAAATGGAACAGCATGTGATTGACGGCAAAACCAAAACCGTTTTCGTGCACCGGAAAGGGGCGACGCGGTCCTTTGGGCCGGGGCTCCCTGACATCCCCGAGGCGTTTCGGTCCATCGGCCAGCCGGTCCTGATCGGCGGCACGATGGGCACGGCGTCGTATGTCCTCTGTGGCACGGACCGGACCATGGGTTTGTCGTTCGGTTCGGCGGTACACGGTGCGGGACGGCAGATGAGTCGGCGTCAGGCCACCAAAAAATGGAAGGGCCGGGCGGTGATCGACGAACTCGCAAATCGCGGTATTCTTATTCGCAGTCCATCGCAGCGCGGCGTGGCGGAGGAAGCCCCCGGCGCCTACAAGGATGTCAGCCGGGTGGTGGAGGCGGCGCATCAGGCGGGACTGGCCCGCAAGGTGGCGCGCGTGGAACCCATCGTCTGTGTGAAGGGTTGAATTTGGCTTTGCGAGGGCCTTCATCCCTTTTCCCCTAAATGAGTTTTAAGTTATTGAAAATTTTGATATAATTTATTCACTTTTGAATCTTCAAGGACCTTCCAGCCCCGTGAAAAAAGCCTTCATCCTGTTTCTGATCCTGACCTTCATCGTTTCCGGTTGCGCCAGTTACGGCAGTTACAAACCGGTGATCGATCCCAAAACCGATTCCTCCCCGCAGACGCTGCAAGTTGATTTGAGGGAATGCAAGGCAATCGCATCCCAGGCCGCGGAGACCGTGGAGGAAGCGGGCAAGGGTTCGGTAGTGGGCGGCGCCATCGGCGCGTTTTTCGGTGGGCTGTTGGGTATCATAACCGGCAACCCGTGGCGCGGCGCATCGACGGGCGCGGTAATCGGCGGCGGCGTCGGGGGAGTGAAAGGCGGCGTGAGTGCCGAGGAAAAGTACAAGCGCGTGTACCGCAACTGCATGCGCAACCGCGGGCACACGGTCCTGGATTGACCCACTCCGCAAACCGGACGGTTCCTTAAAACCCTTCTCGTCATGATGCAGCCCCCCGGCGATTTCTATGGTGTCCTCCCGTTGTCCGGGATATAATGATTTTTGCTTGAAAACTGCTATGAAAAGGCCCTGAATGGGGATGTTCCGCCAAATTCGAGAGGATATCCAGGTAGCGATCGAAAAGGATCCCGCTGCGCGTAACACCTTTGAAGTGCTGGTGTGTTATCCCGGCGTGCATGCCCTCATTGCGTACCGGATCAACCACTGGTTGTGGACTTGCGGCTTGAAGCTCCTGGCGCGGGTGACTTCTTATATCGCGCGCTGGTTGACGGGCATCGAGATCCATCCTGCGGCAAAAATCGGCAGGAGGTTTTTCATCGACCATGGCATGGGCGTGGTGATCGGCGAGACCTCCGAGATCGGCGACAACGTGTTCATGTACCACGGCGTGACGCTGGGCGGCCTCAGCATGAAAAAGGGCAAACGGCACCCGACCATTCAGGATAATGTGGTCATCGGCGCCGGGGCGCAGGTGCTGGGCCCCATCTCCGTCGGCAAGAACAGCAAGATCGG
Coding sequences within it:
- a CDS encoding 16S rRNA (uracil(1498)-N(3))-methyltransferase, which translates into the protein MHRFFVPADQIDEKRVVVRGSDVNHIRKVLRLSEGDHILVVDGEGRQWQVRLTGLGAKEVEGEVVTEVSVATESPVKIVMGQALIKGNRFDHLVRKAVELGVHQVLPLESGRCVARIKKQEVEKKLERWQRIAEEAAKQCGRSKIPQVGPNIPDLKSFCDQVETCDLKLLFWEDETRARLRDVDNGDKAIGSIAFVAGPEGGWEPQEVEFLKKCGFLTVGLGPRTLRADSASLVILSLLQQRWGDL
- the cysE gene encoding serine O-acetyltransferase encodes the protein MFRQIREDIQVAIEKDPAARNTFEVLVCYPGVHALIAYRINHWLWTCGLKLLARVTSYIARWLTGIEIHPAAKIGRRFFIDHGMGVVIGETSEIGDNVFMYHGVTLGGLSMKKGKRHPTIQDNVVIGAGAQVLGPISVGKNSKIGSGSVVVQSVPAYSTVIGVPARVVFSGISADQEDPEEIFRDPMSQAIEYVLDRLPQMERDIRALREAVNLEHPDPEPAPPPQPV
- a CDS encoding DUF2284 domain-containing protein, encoding MISETANVKHLPTERVSSSQMIQEAEALGSARAKVIPVHEITLGHWVRLRCQFGCSFFNQRHTCPTFTPTSDEMGDILLSYRRAMMVEASNSADVHALVLCLESRLREKGFFKAFGMGALPCDLCEVCTIESNCKYPDRARPTLQACGIDVSQTLLNIGWDFAVKFQPCTEGHTIGMVLLD
- a CDS encoding segregation and condensation protein A; this translates as MSYQFKLPIFEGPLDLLLHLIKEQKMDIHDIPINDITKQYLQYLDLMQDLNLEVAGEYLVMAAELTRIKSKILLPVQKRPHEEEGDEGTDPRAELARRLMDYRRFKDAAFKLRQMEHERQQIFTRHAPVEIPEQDEEEREETLVDATVFDLFSAFKKVLDQKSFHKDYEIEITTLSVTDRIRGVLGRLNQVESLSFEALFDEATTKQEVIVTFLAILELMRMKLARCQQSKHFETIRLYLDSDREKQEAALKDFKDPEPHTIPPVTDEAS
- a CDS encoding HAD family hydrolase, translating into MKQSFDAVLFDWAYTLVDLVDEDDRAPLKKVFDHLGEKGVVLPDFEKAYRSCHEIFYSMIAVSRECGLEARFEIALQSLFFRHGITLNGTTMRELMTLYYEDIYSRRKVYPETVAVLDGLKQRGIRMGVVSNTTNPGYMKDREQEMLGLRDYFEFSIYSSEAPFRKPHPTIFQLASDRLGLPAQRILFVGDNPVADIAGAHAVGMQTAWVNRDREPVPPGLKPDHVLSTLHDVPKIVCAD
- a CDS encoding RtcB family protein — protein: MQKKRLKRKSETEWWIEPTGPMRVPGVIYGTEDLIEGMDDKVHEQVCNVAALPGIQKASYAMPDAHWGYGFPIGGVAAFDPNEGGVISAGGVGFDISCGVRTLHSGLVRDDIERVKETLADALYANIPAGVGSRGAISLNHDEMDAMLEGGAQWAVGRGWGRSEDLKSIEEEGCMEGADAKCVSPQAKKRQKDEMGTLGSGNHYLELQEVTDVYDAEAAGAFGLREGDIVISIHCGSRGLGHQIGTEFLKSMAMAAPKHGIKLPDRELACAPIKSELGQQYLGAMRSAMNCAMANRQIITHLVRETFERVLPKAELDLLYDVSHNTCKMEQHVIDGKTKTVFVHRKGATRSFGPGLPDIPEAFRSIGQPVLIGGTMGTASYVLCGTDRTMGLSFGSAVHGAGRQMSRRQATKKWKGRAVIDELANRGILIRSPSQRGVAEEAPGAYKDVSRVVEAAHQAGLARKVARVEPIVCVKG
- a CDS encoding glycine zipper family protein, whose protein sequence is MKKAFILFLILTFIVSGCASYGSYKPVIDPKTDSSPQTLQVDLRECKAIASQAAETVEEAGKGSVVGGAIGAFFGGLLGIITGNPWRGASTGAVIGGGVGGVKGGVSAEEKYKRVYRNCMRNRGHTVLD
- a CDS encoding archease, with protein sequence MPDTTWEHFPHDADMGVRGIGPTLETAFEQGALALTAVVTDPEGVAETEEVAIACEGPDPEYLFVDWLNALIYEMSTRRLLFSRFEVRILNGYRLTATAWGEPVDRARHQPAVEVKGATFTALKVGQETPDRWVAQCVVDV
- a CDS encoding saccharopine dehydrogenase family protein → MSYRYAVLGAGRQGIAAAYDLARFGDAAGITLYDTNSLSARQGAERVNTLLNSRCVHAATLNVTDRKALSGALKGTDATVSAVPFQYNPGITESAIEAGSSLVDMGGNTEIVRKQLAMGDRAEAQGVSIIPDCGMAPGLNINMGVRAMELVEEPEELHIWDGGLPLNPQPPYNYTLLFHINGLTNEYDGHAHFLRNGQVTEVPCLTELELIEFEPLGTLEAAVTAGGLSTMPWTFEGKLRRLENRTLRYLGHWEHFRTFQELGLFSEEPVSVNARRISPRDLYHKLLEKKIQAEDVQDICLIRVQCTGTSNNKMASCTLDLVETADLETGFTAMEKLTGWHASLIAILAAQGQLPRGAVPVDSALSGEAFDREIEKRGWELRKTVTP